A genomic segment from Bacteroidota bacterium encodes:
- the greA gene encoding transcription elongation factor GreA: protein MMEVQYFTKEGLESLKKELIQMKTVERPKISAQIAEARDKGDLSENAEYDAAKEAQGLMEAKISQMERLLGNARLLDEDKMDISKVMVLCKVKVKNHKTGNTVQYQLVSEKEADLTTGRISVKSPIAVGLMGKKIGDVVDIMVPAGVIKMEVLEISI, encoded by the coding sequence ATTATGGAAGTACAGTATTTTACAAAAGAAGGATTGGAAAGCTTGAAGAAAGAGTTAATCCAAATGAAAACTGTAGAAAGGCCAAAGATATCAGCACAAATAGCTGAGGCTAGAGACAAAGGTGACTTAAGTGAAAACGCCGAATATGACGCAGCCAAAGAAGCCCAAGGATTGATGGAAGCGAAGATATCGCAAATGGAAAGACTGCTTGGCAATGCACGTTTGCTCGACGAGGATAAAATGGACATTAGCAAAGTGATGGTGCTGTGTAAGGTGAAAGTGAAAAACCATAAAACAGGAAACACCGTGCAATACCAACTTGTTTCTGAAAAGGAAGCCGACCTCACCACTGGCCGTATATCTGTAAAGTCGCCCATTGCTGTAGGGCTAATGGGTAAAAAAATAGGAGATGTTGTAGATATTATGGTACCCGCTGGTGTAATTAAAATGGAAGTTTTGGAGATTAGTATATAA
- a CDS encoding PorV/PorQ family protein — MNHKKYITAILAIAITGSVFAGNPDRRGTNGGEQLLINPWARSNGWASANTANVKGIEATWINVAGLSYTKQTELVFSHTRYLAGININNFGLSQVMGKNGGVIGFSLMNINSGDIQRTTFQQPEGGLGTYTVQFTNLAMSYAKKFSEKISGGMLVRFISEGTAEVTGSTMTLDAGVQYQTATSNDEQIRRLKGNDFKLGISVKNIGPDISYAGDGMSVRTQDPSKPYSSTTQQRSAKDGMPSVVNIGMSYDFRFDKGAEVYFNRLTLAGSFTSHSYQDNTGALGLEYAYKNFFMLRSGMLYQQGIFSADTRNTAYTGFHAGFTLELPFGKNKSSFALDYSFKQTKPFGNMHTFGVRMDLGGKDND; from the coding sequence ATGAACCACAAGAAATATATAACAGCAATTTTGGCCATCGCTATCACAGGCAGCGTATTTGCGGGTAATCCCGACCGCAGAGGTACTAATGGTGGAGAGCAATTGCTCATTAACCCTTGGGCAAGAAGTAACGGTTGGGCCAGTGCAAATACAGCCAATGTAAAAGGAATTGAAGCAACTTGGATCAATGTTGCGGGACTTTCCTATACCAAGCAAACCGAACTTGTTTTTTCTCATACCCGTTATTTGGCAGGTATCAATATTAATAACTTTGGCCTTTCGCAAGTTATGGGAAAGAATGGCGGTGTAATTGGTTTTTCGCTCATGAACATTAATTCAGGCGATATACAGCGTACTACTTTCCAACAACCCGAAGGTGGCTTGGGAACATACACGGTGCAATTTACCAACCTAGCCATGTCGTATGCGAAAAAGTTCTCAGAAAAAATATCTGGTGGTATGTTGGTTCGTTTTATTAGTGAAGGCACTGCCGAGGTTACAGGCTCCACGATGACTCTTGATGCAGGAGTGCAATACCAAACAGCTACCAGCAATGATGAACAAATACGAAGGTTAAAAGGGAACGATTTTAAACTAGGAATTTCAGTAAAAAACATTGGACCCGATATTTCATACGCAGGCGATGGAATGAGTGTGCGTACGCAAGACCCTTCCAAACCATATAGCTCAACTACACAGCAACGCTCGGCCAAAGACGGGATGCCATCGGTAGTTAATATTGGGATGAGTTATGATTTCCGATTTGACAAAGGTGCTGAAGTGTATTTCAATAGACTTACCTTGGCAGGTAGTTTTACCTCACACTCTTATCAAGACAATACCGGAGCATTAGGTTTGGAGTATGCTTATAAAAACTTTTTCATGTTACGTTCGGGCATGTTATACCAACAAGGAATTTTTAGTGCCGATACCCGTAACACAGCATACACAGGCTTTCACGCAGGTTTCACTTTAGAGTTGCCATTTGGCAAAAATAAATCTAGCTTTGCACTTGATTATTCGTTCAAGCAAACAAAGCCGTTTGGCAATATGCATACCTTTGGTGTGCGGATGGATTTGGGCGGTAAAGACAATGATTGA